From Actinoplanes oblitus, a single genomic window includes:
- a CDS encoding ROK family transcriptional regulator, with amino-acid sequence MLPILRALRDDGPVSRAELGDRLGLTRPRLTSEVERLVKAGFLAEAGMAASRGGRRSTLVAIHPRLRFAAVDLGASSIDIEVVNGRLEPLAAYREPADIRQGPKAILHRVSELLAKARAEGVYERLDAVGIGVPGPVSFRDGVPVSPPIMPGWDRYPVRELLAREHGCPVVVDNDVNIMAVGERHGGVARSVDDFLFVKIGTGIGCGIHLTGGVYRGVDGCAGDIGHIQVDASGPTCSCGNTGCLEAVFSGAALARDALAAARSGASPALAERLAKATGLTAKDVADGAAEGDVVCIQLIREGGRRLGGVLAALVSFANPSMIVIGGGLAQLGHVLLAEIRSVVYRRSLPLATGNLPVVLSELSGRAGVTGAAVLASDTAFEQIP; translated from the coding sequence GTGTTACCGATACTTCGTGCGCTGCGCGACGACGGCCCGGTCTCCCGGGCCGAACTCGGCGACCGGCTCGGGTTGACCCGCCCGCGCCTGACGTCCGAGGTGGAGCGGCTGGTCAAGGCCGGCTTCCTGGCCGAGGCGGGCATGGCCGCCTCGCGCGGCGGCCGCCGGTCCACCCTTGTCGCGATCCACCCGCGGCTGCGGTTCGCCGCTGTCGACCTGGGGGCCAGCTCGATCGACATCGAGGTGGTCAACGGACGGCTCGAGCCGCTGGCCGCGTACCGGGAACCGGCCGACATCCGCCAGGGCCCGAAAGCGATCCTGCACCGGGTCAGCGAGCTGCTGGCCAAGGCCCGCGCCGAGGGCGTCTACGAGCGCCTCGACGCGGTGGGCATCGGCGTGCCCGGCCCGGTCAGCTTCCGCGACGGGGTGCCGGTGTCCCCGCCGATAATGCCCGGCTGGGACCGCTACCCGGTGCGTGAGCTGCTCGCCCGCGAGCACGGCTGCCCGGTCGTGGTGGACAACGACGTCAACATCATGGCGGTCGGCGAACGCCACGGCGGGGTGGCCCGGTCCGTCGACGACTTCCTGTTCGTTAAGATCGGCACCGGGATCGGCTGCGGCATCCACCTGACCGGCGGCGTCTACCGCGGTGTCGACGGGTGCGCCGGCGACATCGGGCACATCCAGGTCGACGCGTCCGGCCCGACCTGCTCGTGCGGCAACACCGGCTGCCTGGAAGCGGTGTTCAGCGGCGCGGCACTGGCCCGCGACGCGCTGGCCGCGGCCCGGTCCGGCGCCTCCCCCGCGCTCGCCGAGCGGCTGGCGAAAGCCACCGGGCTGACCGCCAAGGACGTCGCGGACGGCGCGGCCGAGGGCGACGTGGTCTGCATCCAGCTCATCCGCGAGGGCGGCCGCCGCCTCGGCGGGGTCCTGGCCGCGCTGGTCAGCTTCGCCAACCCGTCGATGATCGTGATCGGGGGCGGGTTGGCGCAGCTCGGCCACGTACTACTGGCCGAGATCCGCAGCGTGGTCTACCGGCGGTCCCTGCCGCTGGCCACCGGCAACCTGCCGGTGGTGCTCTCCGAGCTGAGCGGCCGGGCCGGCGTCACCGGCGCCGCCGTGCTGGCCAGCGACACGGCGTTCGAGCAGATCCCATGA
- a CDS encoding RNA polymerase sigma factor, whose protein sequence is MSSDEQFRQTYAANFSALLGYAVRRVEQPADAADVVAETFLIAWRRRDDMPGGAETRLWLYGVARRVLANHHRGNERRNRLGDRLRARLAAIGGDPAAEVPQRLAVRDALARLGGLDREVLTLTAWEGLEPREVAEVLEVSPAVVRTRLSRARARLRELVGDDPAPPGHVFSILSAPSPKEGR, encoded by the coding sequence GTGAGTTCCGATGAACAATTCCGGCAGACCTACGCCGCCAACTTCTCGGCGCTGCTCGGCTATGCGGTGCGGCGGGTCGAGCAGCCCGCCGACGCGGCCGATGTGGTCGCCGAGACGTTTCTGATCGCCTGGCGGCGGCGGGACGACATGCCCGGCGGGGCGGAGACGCGGCTGTGGCTCTACGGTGTGGCCCGGCGGGTGCTGGCCAACCACCATCGCGGCAACGAGCGGCGCAACCGGCTCGGTGACCGGTTGCGGGCCCGGCTGGCCGCGATCGGCGGGGATCCGGCGGCCGAGGTGCCGCAGCGGCTGGCGGTGCGCGACGCGCTGGCCCGGCTCGGCGGGCTCGATCGGGAGGTGCTGACCCTGACCGCGTGGGAGGGACTGGAGCCGCGCGAGGTGGCGGAGGTGCTCGAGGTGTCCCCGGCGGTGGTACGGACCCGGCTGTCCCGGGCCCGGGCGCGGCTGCGAGAACTCGTCGGTGACGATCCGGCACCGCCCGGACATGTGTTCAGCATCCTGTCCGCACCGTCCCCGAAGGAGGGCCGATGA
- a CDS encoding OsmC family protein, which produces MNEFEVVVGAGCLRSARERVVRFPHRWTGEGVTVEADFTGAHLLHLAAAGCVLNDVYREAAALNLEVDGVRVTASGGFDTSTWASTGIEYRVELASATASAADREALLARVDEVAEIPRTLRAGARVERVAP; this is translated from the coding sequence ATGAACGAGTTCGAGGTGGTGGTCGGCGCCGGATGCCTGCGGTCCGCTCGGGAGCGGGTGGTCCGCTTCCCGCACCGGTGGACCGGGGAGGGCGTGACCGTCGAGGCGGACTTCACCGGGGCACACCTGCTGCACCTGGCCGCCGCCGGATGCGTGCTCAACGACGTCTATCGCGAAGCCGCCGCCCTGAACCTCGAGGTGGACGGCGTCCGGGTCACCGCGTCGGGCGGCTTCGACACGTCCACCTGGGCCTCGACCGGCATCGAGTACCGGGTCGAACTGGCCTCCGCCACCGCCTCCGCCGCCGACCGCGAGGCGCTGCTGGCCCGGGTCGACGAGGTCGCCGAGATCCCCCGCACCCTCCGGGCCGGCGCCCGGGTCGAGCGAGTCGCCCCCTGA
- a CDS encoding DUF2071 domain-containing protein: protein MPVLDPPELTATGSQLPSVRALVEERIIFNYRLPADHLERLLPVAWLTPQLVDGDAVASVCVLRLSKVTAGPVPSLFGVRSVSAARRYGVLDQRSGGRPAVFVTERTTNSALGSLFTGAGFSAQHEHLPANISRDDESFLITLGNDRFTGRAVPAPRWSSSLFPTLGDFSAFLAEGIRSYGTSRHEGQLTVLDLLKEDKGYEPLAAREVRGSLVQPWLDAGAVLDSVARTTNAKYRWTYHGLTRRP from the coding sequence ATGCCTGTACTTGATCCCCCCGAATTGACGGCGACGGGTAGCCAGCTGCCCTCAGTTCGCGCTCTGGTGGAAGAGCGCATCATCTTCAACTACCGGCTGCCCGCCGACCACCTGGAACGCCTGCTCCCGGTCGCCTGGTTGACCCCCCAACTCGTCGACGGCGACGCGGTTGCCTCGGTGTGCGTGTTGCGGCTCAGCAAGGTCACGGCCGGTCCTGTCCCCTCCCTGTTCGGCGTCCGAAGCGTCAGCGCGGCGCGGCGCTACGGAGTTCTCGATCAGAGGTCAGGCGGCCGCCCTGCCGTCTTCGTCACCGAGCGCACGACCAACTCGGCTCTCGGCTCCCTCTTCACCGGGGCCGGGTTCTCGGCCCAGCACGAGCATCTACCCGCGAACATCAGCAGAGACGACGAGTCGTTTCTGATCACCTTGGGGAACGACCGCTTCACCGGTCGAGCGGTCCCGGCTCCACGATGGTCGTCGTCGCTGTTCCCCACGCTCGGGGACTTCTCGGCCTTCTTGGCCGAGGGGATCCGGAGCTACGGAACATCCCGGCACGAAGGGCAGCTCACCGTCCTCGACCTGCTCAAAGAGGACAAGGGCTATGAACCGCTCGCCGCTCGTGAGGTCCGTGGATCGCTGGTGCAGCCCTGGCTGGACGCCGGAGCCGTGCTGGACAGTGTCGCCCGCACAACGAACGCGAAATATCGCTGGACCTACCACGGGCTCACTCGCCGACCCTGA